In a single window of the Thiohalophilus sp. genome:
- a CDS encoding sensor domain-containing diguanylate cyclase, with protein sequence MFPVITARLTDYRIMLDKLDTPHLRQIISACPIGILLQDNHGRISWVNDTLAQMLGETRRAQLLNQRADELPAPLSELLNLNTTLHLPGDEADEDRWLMGQQQTLPDAQGTVHYFIDITPWHGVMQERDQLKDELNDIIMVDNETGMRNRKGLYYSLEPQLSRSRRYDRPLSVIILRLDCLKHFKERYQRDDALPLLTTVSRLLSDQLRWADIAGRLSENDFLLVLPETHAEDTSKVVDNLRKQIDALTIPDLEPADFAITARFGVAEWRKGDDMGLLLMRARQMLDDTGPQPAASG encoded by the coding sequence AACGGACTACCGAATCATGCTGGACAAACTCGACACTCCCCACTTGCGGCAGATCATCAGCGCCTGCCCCATCGGCATTTTGCTGCAGGACAACCACGGGCGGATCAGCTGGGTCAACGATACCCTGGCGCAAATGCTGGGTGAAACACGCCGGGCGCAACTGCTCAACCAGCGCGCCGATGAACTCCCCGCGCCCCTGTCCGAGCTGCTCAACCTGAATACGACCCTGCATCTACCGGGTGACGAAGCCGACGAGGATCGCTGGTTGATGGGTCAGCAACAAACCCTGCCCGATGCGCAGGGTACGGTTCACTATTTTATCGATATCACACCGTGGCACGGGGTGATGCAGGAGCGCGATCAACTCAAGGATGAACTCAACGATATCATTATGGTCGATAACGAAACCGGCATGCGCAACCGCAAGGGGCTCTACTACAGTCTCGAACCGCAACTTTCGCGCAGCCGCCGTTATGACCGCCCGCTCTCGGTTATCATTTTGCGGCTCGATTGTCTGAAACATTTCAAAGAGCGTTATCAGCGTGATGACGCCCTGCCGTTATTGACCACCGTCAGCCGTCTGCTCAGCGATCAACTGCGCTGGGCGGACATCGCCGGACGCCTGTCAGAAAACGACTTTTTGCTGGTACTGCCGGAAACCCACGCCGAGGACACCAGCAAGGTCGTGGACAATCTGCGCAAGCAGATCGATGCATTGACCATTCCCGATCTGGAACCCGCCGATTTTGCGATCACCGCCCGGTTCGGGGTTGCCGAATGGCGCAAGGGCGATGACATGGGGCTGTTGTTGATGCGCGCCCGCCAGATGCTCGACGACACCGGCCCGCAACCCGCCGCAAGCGGCTAG
- the argH gene encoding argininosuccinate lyase yields the protein MSDTSWTGKPWAGRFTAPTDAFVEVFTASVGFDKRLYKHDIAGSIAHARMLAHVGVLSEAERDAIVDGLQVIEQDIERGEFAWSTSLEDVHMNIEARLTDRIGDIGKKLHTGRSRNDQVATDIRLYLRDEMREIQAEVTRLIEGLLGLAEAEAETIMPGFTHLQTAQPVTFGHHMLAWVEMLLRDLARLKDAYQRVNVMPLGAAALAGTTYPIDRAFTARELGFEAVAENSLDAVSDRDFAIELVSAASVLMMHLSRFSEELILWSSAQFDFVDLGDSFCTGSSIMPQKKNPDVPELVRGKTGRIYGHLMSLLTLMKAQPLAYNKDNQEDKEPLFDTIDNVKGCLKLYADMMPQIQVKRDNMIDAARRGFSTATDLADYLVRKGVAFRDAHEIVGKAVRYGVDNDKDLSEMSLDELQQFSKVIEPDVFEVLTLEGSVAARNHVGGTAPDQVRAAVGRVRQRLDQLAF from the coding sequence ATGAGTGATACCAGTTGGACCGGTAAACCCTGGGCCGGGCGCTTTACCGCGCCCACCGACGCCTTTGTCGAGGTGTTTACCGCGTCAGTCGGTTTTGACAAGCGCCTGTACAAACACGATATCGCCGGTTCCATCGCGCATGCCCGCATGCTGGCGCATGTCGGGGTGTTGAGTGAAGCCGAACGGGATGCGATTGTCGACGGCTTGCAGGTGATCGAGCAGGATATCGAACGGGGTGAGTTTGCCTGGTCGACGAGCCTGGAAGATGTGCATATGAACATCGAGGCGCGCCTCACCGATCGTATCGGCGATATTGGCAAGAAACTGCACACCGGCCGTTCGCGCAACGATCAGGTGGCAACCGATATCCGTTTGTATCTGCGCGATGAGATGCGCGAGATTCAGGCCGAAGTCACCCGTCTGATCGAGGGGTTGCTGGGACTGGCCGAAGCGGAGGCCGAGACCATCATGCCCGGCTTTACCCACCTGCAAACCGCGCAGCCGGTGACCTTCGGTCATCATATGCTGGCCTGGGTGGAGATGCTGCTGCGGGATCTGGCACGGCTCAAGGATGCCTATCAACGCGTCAATGTCATGCCGCTGGGTGCCGCGGCGCTGGCCGGAACCACCTATCCCATCGATCGCGCCTTTACCGCCCGGGAACTGGGTTTTGAGGCCGTGGCGGAAAACTCCCTGGACGCGGTCAGTGATCGGGACTTTGCCATCGAGCTGGTGTCAGCCGCCTCGGTATTGATGATGCATTTGTCGCGCTTTTCCGAGGAGTTGATTCTCTGGTCTTCGGCACAGTTTGATTTCGTCGATCTGGGCGACAGTTTCTGTACCGGTTCGAGCATCATGCCGCAGAAGAAAAACCCCGACGTGCCCGAACTGGTGCGCGGCAAGACCGGGCGTATCTACGGCCATCTGATGTCGTTGCTGACCCTGATGAAGGCCCAGCCGCTGGCCTATAACAAGGACAACCAGGAAGACAAGGAGCCGCTGTTTGACACCATCGATAATGTCAAAGGGTGTCTGAAACTGTATGCCGACATGATGCCGCAGATCCAGGTCAAGCGGGATAACATGATCGATGCGGCCCGGCGCGGCTTCTCCACCGCCACCGATCTGGCCGATTACCTGGTCCGCAAGGGTGTGGCGTTTCGCGACGCGCACGAAATCGTCGGCAAGGCGGTACGTTACGGTGTGGACAATGACAAGGATCTGTCCGAGATGAGTCTCGATGAGCTGCAACAGTTTTCCAAAGTGATCGAGCCGGATGTGTTCGAGGTGCTGACTCTGGAAGGCTCGGTCGCCGCGCGCAACCACGTCGGTGGAACCGCGCCCGACCAGGTGCGGGCTGCTGTCGGCCGGGTCCGCCAACGACTGGATCAGCTCGCGTTCTAA
- a CDS encoding sensor histidine kinase, with the protein MPGTADNTRTPTSVTEQGNLFLPDFCGIRMVFLIVIIAELAAIVIALAPLETTLTERWARLGLISLFVQWCALTSCAVLCLLRRHLGLLPIWKASLYSYLLILLIIILVSEGAYWLIYYPGGLDTLWHSKFLARNLLIGLIITGPLLRYFYVQQQWRRQVRAESESRLQALQSRIRPHFLFNSMNTIVSLIRQKPEQAEQVVENLADLFRASISDARQRVTLAEELELCERYLQIEQLRLGDRLKVHWRVGELPDDAQVPALLLQPLIENAIYHGIEPRTEGGTIEVEGVVDRQQLQVIIRNPLPETDSSRPFRPGNQLALQNIRDRLAAGFDGPTQLSLDEDERRFKVCLSFPYEPWHENSDR; encoded by the coding sequence ATGCCGGGCACCGCGGATAACACCCGTACACCTACCTCTGTCACGGAGCAGGGCAACCTGTTCCTGCCGGATTTTTGCGGCATCCGCATGGTGTTTCTGATAGTGATTATCGCCGAGCTCGCCGCGATTGTTATCGCCCTGGCGCCGCTGGAGACCACCCTGACCGAACGCTGGGCACGACTGGGACTGATCTCCCTGTTTGTGCAGTGGTGTGCCCTGACCAGTTGCGCCGTGTTATGCCTGTTGCGTCGGCACCTGGGTCTGCTGCCCATCTGGAAGGCCAGTCTTTACAGTTATCTGCTGATTCTGCTGATCATTATCCTGGTCAGTGAAGGCGCCTACTGGTTGATCTATTATCCCGGCGGCCTGGATACTCTCTGGCACAGCAAGTTTCTGGCGCGCAATCTGCTCATCGGCCTGATCATCACCGGCCCGCTGCTGCGCTACTTCTATGTCCAGCAGCAATGGCGACGCCAGGTCCGCGCCGAATCGGAATCCCGTCTGCAGGCCCTGCAATCCCGTATTCGACCGCATTTCCTGTTCAACAGCATGAACACCATCGTCAGCCTGATCCGGCAGAAACCGGAACAGGCCGAACAGGTGGTGGAAAATCTCGCCGATCTGTTTCGCGCCTCGATCAGCGACGCCCGCCAACGCGTGACGCTGGCCGAAGAGCTGGAACTGTGCGAACGTTATTTACAGATAGAACAGTTGCGTCTGGGTGATCGACTGAAGGTGCACTGGCGGGTCGGTGAACTGCCGGATGATGCACAGGTCCCCGCCCTGTTACTGCAACCACTGATCGAAAACGCCATTTATCACGGCATCGAACCGCGCACCGAGGGCGGCACGATCGAGGTAGAGGGCGTTGTGGACAGGCAACAACTGCAGGTTATTATTCGCAATCCATTACCCGAGACCGATTCATCCCGGCCGTTTCGCCCGGGTAATCAGCTGGCCCTGCAGAACATTCGCGATCGGCTGGCGGCCGGCTTCGATGGCCCCACACAGCTTTCACTTGACGAGGATGAACGGCGTTTTAAAGTCTGCTTGAGTTTTCCCTATGAGCCCTGGCATGAAAATTCTGATCGTTGA
- a CDS encoding LytTR family DNA-binding domain-containing protein gives MKILIVDDEPLARSRLQNLLEALPDLTVVGEARNGRQALELVQQHQPDVVLLDIRMPGMDGMEAATHLNKLANPPAIIFTTAYDQYALQAFKSHAVDYLLKPIKQQQLQHALQAATRLTRAQLQSLAQLQEEHATTPQHISARVQGGVRLIPVNEVLYFLAEDKYVTVCYRGGEVLIEESLKSLEHKFADQFIRVHRNALVAQRYIKALRKDGQGRMLLCLQHGEKTLEVSRRHLPAIRQLIRSMAIAGG, from the coding sequence ATGAAAATTCTGATCGTTGATGATGAACCGCTGGCCCGCAGTCGTCTGCAAAATCTGCTGGAGGCGCTGCCCGATCTCACTGTCGTCGGTGAAGCCCGTAACGGCCGACAGGCGCTGGAGCTGGTACAACAGCATCAGCCGGATGTGGTGTTGCTGGACATTCGCATGCCCGGGATGGACGGCATGGAAGCCGCTACTCACCTGAACAAACTGGCCAATCCGCCGGCAATCATTTTTACCACCGCCTACGATCAATACGCCCTGCAGGCATTCAAAAGCCACGCGGTCGATTACCTGCTCAAGCCGATCAAGCAGCAACAACTGCAACACGCCCTGCAGGCCGCCACCCGGCTGACCCGCGCCCAGCTGCAATCACTGGCACAACTACAGGAAGAGCACGCCACCACACCACAACATATCAGTGCCCGCGTTCAGGGCGGCGTGCGACTGATTCCGGTCAACGAGGTGCTCTATTTTCTGGCCGAAGACAAATATGTGACGGTCTGTTACCGGGGCGGAGAGGTGTTGATCGAGGAGTCGCTCAAATCCCTGGAGCACAAGTTTGCCGATCAATTCATCCGCGTGCATCGCAATGCCCTGGTGGCACAGCGCTATATCAAGGCGCTGCGCAAGGATGGCCAGGGGCGCATGCTGCTCTGTCTGCAGCATGGGGAGAAAACCCTGGAAGTCAGTCGCCGGCACCTGCCGGCGATCCGTCAACTGATTCGATCGATGGCGATCGCAGGGGGGTGA
- a CDS encoding thioredoxin family protein — protein MLRRFLATSLLPLLLTLPLSTTAQVAPAYKVPLTTDLHADGQLAREKNLPLLIMFSQDGCSYCDQVREQFLEPMRKSGEYTDRVIMRIIKVDRFSDIRDFDGRMREPSDIATRYRASVTPTVIFVDYRGHELAERVLGITTPAFYGGELDDAIEVSLQHLRPMNVSLQ, from the coding sequence ATGTTAAGACGTTTTCTTGCCACATCGCTGCTCCCCCTGTTGCTGACGCTGCCGTTGAGCACGACAGCTCAGGTCGCGCCTGCCTACAAGGTACCGCTCACCACGGATCTGCACGCCGACGGGCAGTTGGCCCGGGAGAAGAACCTGCCGCTGCTGATCATGTTTTCGCAGGATGGTTGCAGCTATTGTGATCAGGTCCGCGAACAGTTTCTCGAACCCATGCGCAAAAGTGGTGAGTACACCGACAGGGTGATCATGCGCATTATCAAGGTCGATCGATTTTCGGATATTCGGGATTTCGACGGCCGGATGCGTGAACCCTCCGATATCGCTACGCGATACCGGGCCAGTGTCACGCCGACGGTGATCTTTGTCGATTATCGCGGCCACGAACTGGCCGAGCGGGTGCTGGGTATCACCACCCCGGCGTTCTACGGCGGTGAACTGGATGATGCCATTGAGGTCTCGTTGCAGCACCTGCGGCCGATGAACGTCTCCCTGCAGTAA
- the hemC gene encoding hydroxymethylbilane synthase, which produces MSETLRIATRKSQLALWQAEYVKTALEALHPDLQVELLKMTTQGDKILDTPLAKVGGKGLFVKELENGLLNGDADIAVHSMKDVPVELPDGLHLPVICPREDPRDAFVSNTYTALEQLPQGARLGTSSLRRQCQIAELRPDLAILDLRGNVNTRLQKLDDGQYDAIILAAAGLKRLGFEDRITQFLGPEISLPAIGQGAVGIECRRDDERINRLIAPLNHATTATRVRAERAMNHRLNGGCQVPIAGYAEVSHGVILIRGLVGRLDGSEIVRGEIAGPPEDAAELGLVLAEDLLARGADVILEELYGA; this is translated from the coding sequence ATGAGCGAAACCCTCCGTATTGCGACACGCAAAAGTCAGCTGGCCCTCTGGCAGGCCGAATATGTCAAAACCGCGCTGGAAGCACTCCATCCCGATCTGCAGGTCGAGCTGTTGAAAATGACCACCCAGGGGGACAAGATCCTCGATACCCCACTGGCCAAGGTCGGCGGCAAGGGGCTGTTCGTCAAGGAGCTGGAAAACGGCCTGCTCAACGGTGACGCCGATATCGCTGTCCACTCGATGAAAGACGTGCCGGTGGAACTGCCCGACGGCCTGCATCTGCCGGTCATCTGCCCGCGCGAGGATCCGCGCGATGCCTTTGTCTCCAATACTTACACCGCGCTGGAACAACTCCCCCAGGGCGCCCGGCTGGGCACCTCGAGCCTGCGCCGCCAGTGCCAGATCGCCGAACTGCGGCCGGATCTGGCGATTCTCGATTTGCGCGGCAACGTCAATACCCGCCTGCAAAAACTCGATGACGGCCAGTATGACGCCATCATCCTCGCCGCCGCCGGGCTCAAGCGGCTCGGCTTCGAGGATCGTATCACCCAGTTCCTCGGCCCGGAGATCAGCCTGCCGGCCATTGGCCAGGGGGCCGTCGGCATCGAGTGTCGCCGCGACGATGAGCGAATCAACCGCCTGATCGCCCCGCTCAACCACGCCACCACCGCCACCCGGGTACGCGCCGAACGGGCCATGAACCACCGTCTCAACGGCGGCTGCCAGGTGCCGATCGCCGGCTATGCCGAAGTTTCCCACGGCGTGATCCTGATCCGCGGCCTGGTCGGACGCCTCGACGGCAGTGAAATCGTCCGCGGCGAGATCGCCGGCCCGCCGGAGGATGCCGCCGAACTCGGCCTGGTTCTGGCCGAGGATCTGCTGGCGCGCGGTGCCGACGTGATCCTGGAGGAGCTGTATGGGGCGTGA
- a CDS encoding uroporphyrinogen-III synthase — protein sequence MGRDLGGLRVVVTRPARQAAALAERIKQAGGRPLLFPLLAITGPADPEALRPLLERLSDTDLLIFVSPNAVRYGLEQLAAYGGDLPANSRLACVGEGTARALEQLAGRPPDLLPAGGDDSEALLALPALQQVDGLRVVIFRGQGGREQLAETLRARGAQVGYAEVYRRVRPDNDPEWLLDPLRQGEIDIISVTSSEALDNLIEFGAPELETLQRTPLVVFHQRIADAARRHGFHGPLRVCDQPGDDGLLETLRRWRHGE from the coding sequence ATGGGGCGTGATCTGGGCGGTCTGCGGGTGGTCGTTACCCGCCCGGCCCGCCAGGCCGCCGCCCTGGCAGAACGCATCAAACAGGCCGGCGGCCGACCGCTGCTGTTCCCGCTGCTGGCCATCACCGGTCCGGCCGATCCCGAGGCACTTCGCCCCCTTCTCGAGCGACTCTCCGACACCGATCTGCTGATCTTTGTCAGCCCCAACGCCGTGCGCTACGGCCTCGAACAGCTGGCCGCCTACGGCGGCGACCTGCCGGCAAACAGCCGTCTCGCCTGCGTCGGTGAGGGGACCGCCCGGGCGCTGGAACAGCTGGCGGGACGCCCCCCCGATCTCCTGCCCGCCGGGGGCGACGACAGCGAGGCGCTGCTGGCGTTGCCGGCCCTGCAGCAGGTCGACGGTCTGCGGGTGGTGATCTTTCGCGGCCAGGGAGGGCGCGAACAGCTGGCCGAGACCCTGCGTGCCAGAGGCGCACAGGTGGGGTATGCTGAGGTCTATCGGCGGGTCAGGCCCGACAATGATCCCGAGTGGTTACTCGACCCGTTGCGACAGGGGGAGATCGATATTATCAGTGTTACCAGCAGCGAAGCGCTGGATAATCTGATCGAATTCGGCGCGCCCGAGCTGGAGACATTGCAACGCACCCCGCTGGTGGTGTTTCATCAACGGATTGCCGATGCCGCCCGGCGGCACGGATTTCACGGCCCGCTACGGGTCTGTGACCAACCCGGTGACGACGGGTTGCTCGAGACACTGCGCCGCTGGCGCCACGGTGAGTAA
- a CDS encoding uroporphyrinogen-III C-methyltransferase, with translation MNDKDDNEANNTLPDSADETGEAPQQEAGPDEAAQTTPAPKKAARGGTVALFFALLSLLALIALAGGGYYLWQDQQQLAAERGQRISSLQDNLANLQQELRANNEQQGEQLADLRERQSNLDNALENLLTSRSHLRNDWLLTEAEYLLKLANHRLLLERDVETAIVALQSADARLREMADPGLLTIRKRIAADINDLRSIAQPDLAGLSFNLSSLAGDITRLPLATPDPQSKTRQGEQPTADKVDNWRELPAAIWRDIKSLVVIRHHDEPIQPLLAPEQRFFLTQNLQLQLEQARLALLNGQTRVYQERLQQARQWLETYFDTEHNATRQAIEQLRELAGQEIHPQLPDISDTHQALLEFRQQRQPGAPESNNDSDQQDSPSS, from the coding sequence ATGAACGACAAAGACGACAACGAAGCCAATAACACGCTGCCCGACAGCGCCGACGAGACGGGCGAGGCACCTCAACAGGAGGCCGGCCCCGATGAAGCGGCGCAGACAACCCCTGCCCCGAAAAAGGCCGCACGTGGCGGCACCGTGGCGCTGTTTTTCGCCCTGCTCAGTCTGCTTGCACTAATCGCCCTGGCCGGCGGCGGCTATTATCTCTGGCAGGATCAGCAACAGTTGGCCGCCGAGCGCGGGCAACGGATCAGCAGCTTGCAGGATAACCTTGCCAACCTCCAGCAGGAACTTCGCGCAAACAACGAACAGCAGGGTGAACAACTTGCTGATTTGCGTGAACGCCAGAGCAATCTGGACAACGCGCTGGAAAACCTGCTCACCAGTCGCAGTCATCTGCGTAACGACTGGCTGCTGACCGAGGCCGAGTACCTGCTCAAACTGGCCAACCATCGGTTGTTACTCGAGCGGGATGTCGAGACCGCCATTGTTGCCCTGCAGTCGGCCGATGCCCGACTACGCGAAATGGCCGATCCCGGCCTGCTGACAATCCGCAAGCGCATCGCGGCCGATATCAATGATCTGCGCAGCATTGCCCAGCCGGATCTCGCCGGGCTCTCCTTCAACCTGAGCAGCCTGGCCGGGGATATCACCCGTTTACCCCTGGCCACCCCCGATCCGCAAAGCAAGACCCGCCAGGGTGAACAGCCCACCGCCGATAAGGTCGACAACTGGCGAGAGTTGCCGGCGGCGATCTGGCGCGATATCAAGTCACTGGTGGTGATTCGCCATCATGATGAGCCGATACAACCGCTACTGGCGCCCGAACAACGGTTCTTCCTGACCCAGAACCTGCAACTGCAACTGGAACAGGCGCGCCTGGCGCTGCTCAACGGCCAGACCCGGGTCTATCAGGAGCGACTGCAACAGGCCCGTCAGTGGCTGGAAACCTATTTCGATACCGAACATAACGCCACCCGCCAGGCAATCGAACAGCTGCGCGAACTGGCCGGGCAGGAGATCCATCCGCAACTGCCGGATATCAGTGATACGCACCAGGCCTTGCTGGAATTTCGTCAGCAACGCCAGCCGGGCGCCCCGGAGTCAAACAACGACAGTGATCAACAGGACAGCCCATCATCATGA
- a CDS encoding heme biosynthesis protein HemY, producing the protein MKWLFYAFLILLGGVLLGLLAYQDPGYVLISRGEHTVEMTLSLFVSAIVIGFIVLYMLIRTVVRSWHVPARWRRWRKLRRRRKARQSSNRGLIELAEGNWRRAERALIKHVRESDTPLLNYLSAARAAQKQHAHERRDHYLSLAHNSAPGADIAVELTQAELQLAHGQLEQSLASLMHLQSLAPHHPHVLYLLVQLYEQLHSWGDLQVLLPQLDKYKVLSESEHDQLSKKVYLNLLQMNQHKAESLNNIWQQMPRDLRHDHALIEEYARHLIDLAQHDTAEAILRDAIKRDYNSELVRLYGLAKSSTPERQLQQAEHWLKGRENNANLLLTLGRLARRCELWGKARSYLEASLGNHELAETYRELGQLLDKLNEREQAAEYYRKGLLLGV; encoded by the coding sequence ATGAAATGGTTGTTCTATGCCTTTTTGATTTTGCTCGGTGGTGTCCTGCTCGGGTTGCTCGCCTATCAGGATCCCGGCTATGTGCTGATCAGCCGCGGAGAGCACACCGTGGAAATGACCCTCTCGCTGTTTGTCAGTGCCATTGTCATCGGTTTTATTGTGCTCTATATGTTGATCCGGACGGTCGTGCGCAGCTGGCATGTCCCGGCACGCTGGCGCCGCTGGCGTAAACTGCGCCGTCGGCGCAAGGCACGCCAGTCTTCCAACCGCGGTCTGATCGAACTGGCGGAAGGCAACTGGCGCCGCGCCGAGCGTGCGCTGATCAAACACGTCAGGGAGAGCGACACCCCCCTGCTCAATTACCTCTCCGCCGCGCGGGCCGCGCAAAAACAGCACGCCCACGAGCGTCGCGATCACTATCTGTCACTGGCGCATAACAGCGCCCCGGGCGCCGACATCGCGGTGGAGCTGACCCAGGCGGAACTGCAACTGGCCCACGGCCAGCTGGAACAGTCGCTGGCCAGCCTGATGCATCTGCAATCGCTGGCTCCGCACCATCCGCATGTGTTGTATCTGCTCGTGCAACTGTACGAACAACTGCACAGCTGGGGCGATCTGCAGGTTTTGTTGCCCCAGCTGGACAAGTACAAGGTACTCAGCGAGAGCGAGCATGATCAGCTCAGCAAAAAGGTTTATCTGAATCTGCTACAGATGAACCAGCATAAGGCCGAGAGCCTCAATAACATCTGGCAACAGATGCCGCGCGATCTGCGCCATGATCATGCATTGATCGAGGAGTACGCCCGACACCTGATCGATCTGGCGCAACACGACACCGCCGAAGCGATTCTGCGCGATGCAATCAAACGCGACTACAACAGTGAGCTGGTACGTCTCTACGGGCTGGCAAAATCAAGCACGCCGGAACGCCAGTTACAACAGGCGGAACACTGGCTCAAGGGCCGGGAAAACAACGCCAATCTGTTGCTCACACTGGGACGCCTGGCGCGGCGTTGTGAGCTATGGGGCAAGGCGCGCAGTTATCTGGAAGCCAGCCTGGGCAATCACGAGCTGGCGGAAACCTATCGCGAGCTGGGTCAGTTGCTGGATAAACTCAATGAACGGGAACAGGCCGCGGAATACTATCGCAAGGGATTACTCTTGGGTGTCTGA